GTACTGAATCAGAAGACGAAAACAACATGAGTAAAAGCAGAGCAAATAAGTAAGAGCAATCAGAGAAACAAAGGCTCAATTTTATAGCTTAATGCTAAATAACCACAGTACCACACCATAAGCACCCCAAAAGTACGAGTACAGTCTGTCTGCAGAGTATTCACcgcaggggagagagagagagagagaggacgcggcgccggggggggggggggggggggggggggggtgctgTTACATCAATTTATCTGAATCGTATACTACTAACAAAACTGAGACCGATATCAAATTTCATGCCAACTTCAAAGAAATAAACAGCTCAAACTAGCCACACAGTCATTAGGATAATTCAATTTAGCAGAAGTGAAGAAACAAAGATAGTTTTCCACGTTTAAGATACATCAGAAACAGAAAAAACAGAATTCAAACTACAAACACTAACCCCACGAAACTAAAGAAATCACCTTCCCAATTGATGCCTGCAAATTAAGACAACCCATTTATCCTTGATGATTCCATTGTCACTTGGCAGCATGAATCTGAGTCAATAGACTAACCGAAACGACCAAAATTCAAGTCATCATATAACAAACCAAATACCCCACAACTAGTACCAACCAATTTGTAGAAAGGGTCCTTAAGCGCAAAATCAATCTCGATAATATCACTATCTGTTCcccaaaataaatatacaaatcaAGACCGCAATGCACAGAACCTCATCTCCTCACCCCAGAAAGCCAATTACCGCAATGCTCACTATAAATCAAAACTCGAATACGGATCAAAGCTGTGAAATCGGCCAATCACCGCAATACCCACTATAAATCAAAACTCGAATACGGATCAAAGCTGTGAAATCGGCCAACCACCGCAATACCAACCAGAATCAAACTTTAGAAAGCAAATAACCAGTTGTAATCATAAGAAGTTTCATGAATGATAACTAAGAAGAATAACTCAAATCCGGGTATACGTTGCCCTTACTGGCTGAGTCCCCACGACCGAGACCAACCCACCTTCCACGGCGCTCTCCTCGTCAAGAAACAAGTCATCCGTGCTCCGAAACGCCGCGTGCAACCCGACAACCACGACCCCAACTATCAAAGCCACCAAAACATTCAAACCCACATTGGTCAACACCAAAGCTATCACGGTAACAAATCCCAGAGCGCCGAGCACGACTCTGTCGTCCAAGGATTGACCGAAGAGGACGATTGGGGTGTCCCTATTGAAGTAGAGAAAGAACCAAGCGACAAAGACGATGAGGAAGACGATCATGGAGACAGGATGCCATAGAAGACTGAGGAAAAGGATGAAGAGGACGGTCAAAGCGTAGTTGACCCGGAAGTGGTAGAAGTTCCGTCTAATACGGGACAGAGCGTCCGGATAGGAGTAAGGGAGGGAGAAGGAGGAGAAAGGGGTGAAGAGTTCAGCCCAGGGACGCCGTGGGGCTATAAGGGTTTGGGTTGTGCGAGTGGCTCGCGCGATGAAGGTCAGGGACGTCGGGGAGGAGGGTTGTGTTTGTGTGGTTGTGGTGCTGCTGCTGCCGTAACCTGCTGGTGATTTCAGAGACATTTTCTGTAGATATTTGAAACAAAAAGTTGGATTTCGTTCAGATCTCGACGATtgaagagggagagaaaccCCGAAGGTATCAGCCAAAGGAGTGGACTGGAGTGGAGGCTCTCTCGCCGGGAACAACGACCGGGAGATTGACAAAAGCAAAGCAAAGGAGTTAGAAACTGGGCCTCTGGCCAAGGTTTTGTACCCcgtttcccaaaaaaaaaacaaaaaacaaaaaacaaattaaaaactatttgaTAGTATGTCCCATAATTTGTCCCTCATTTTCAACGATTAggtatttactttttttattttagtttttacttactagtaagaaaattatttttaatctattcatgtattttttaattttttaaaaatatttaaagttgtttaaaaaaggtgaaaaagaaaagaagaaaaaaaaaattgtacaattTCTACTAATGGGCACATCTAACAGTCAAAGCTGAGCAGCACACTAGCagtactaaaaaaaatataagaaaaataaatgagaaatgatttaatacaaaaaaaaaactacacaaAAACAAACATACAACTTTAATTTGCTTATAAGCTACCATTCTCTCaatttaattcaaataaaaaatgctgagaaaaaaaaattcaaataaaaaatatttatttagcaTATGAGTGTATTTCGTTATATCACTTGTCAATATGATATGAAtagcaaaaatatttattattttatttatgaatagtgCTATAAGTACGCATAACTTTACACACAAATCTTCTCTCTTTCACTCTCTGAGAGTAGGAAGAGGAGAAGTGGCAGTCACGCACTACATGTTGTCAGTAGAGTCGTAAAAGTCCCAAGGTACAAAGGTGATCTTGGCGGAACAATTTGGAGGAGTGAGAAGAAATTTGGGAGCAATTGAGATTCAATGATGACGAACAATTAGaaatcaacatcaacattaaagaGGTGGAAGAGATGCATAATCAAGGGGAACATAGTTTGATTGGCAAGATATGTGTGGATTGACTTATAGGGAAAGAAGTTATTTGAAGTTTGAACCACCATGCTGAAGCTTCGAAAGGTAGGCATATCACTGACTTTCCTTGGGATCTGTATGAACACCTTCATCATtacttttgaagaaaaaaaaaagatacagaTCGAGTTTTGGAAGGTAAACATGGCTATCAATACCAACATTTTTATCTTGAAATACTTCGATGGCACTACTTAGCTGCACCTAATTAGTTTTGATTTCGAACAATACTGGGTCCAATTGCTTAACATCCCAATGGCATGCATGAATCGTCAAGTAGAGAAACAAATAGGGGGAATGATTGGTAAAGTGTTGGAAGCAGATGTACCTGTAGATGGAGTAGGTTGGAGCAATTTCTTAAGGGTGAACTTGAACTTAGAAATGTTGTAGCCTGAGGAAGAACAATAAACATACAAGGAAAGAGCATGTAGATGCATATAAAATACGTGAAGCTCTAAAAAAATGTGCTTCAAAAGTGGTTGAATCATTCATTGGAATCAAGGTTGTTCAAGTGATGAACTAAGAAGAAACCAGAGCAATGACAAGGATAGTCAATTAGTACCTTAGTTAAAGGTCGATATTAGAAACTATCGTAGATCAACTAGTTTTCAAAAACATAAAGAGGAGAACCAGAGCAACAATGATTCTTAAGACCACAAAAATGACCTAAGGGAGCTCATCAACCCTACTATTTCAAGTTCTAGCCTAGCAAAAGACGGTGCAACACCAATTCGATATGATCCAGGAAAGCTAGTGTTTGATGGCGAGAATGTTAGCAACTCAAGTGGAGCtgatgaaagtttgaaaaacatGAAGACAATGGGGATGGCAATAGATCTTGGAGCAATTACAGATTATCAGAAGAGATTTTTGAATTTGAGTAAAGACAAAACTTAGTCTAGGGATTCAAAGTCCAATTTGGCGGGAGGGCCTATTGTCtctgtaaataagaaataattaggTCTTATGGTCTCCAGGCCACAAGAGCCAAAGAAGGATAATAGGCAGTATAGGCTCTCTACAACAGAGGCCGTTAACCCAAAGGCTTATTCAACGGTAAACTAGCCTACGACGAATGATCACTCCTTACCCAGAGCTCAAGGGAAAATAGTGGCCACCATAGGAAGCTGGAGAGGAGGGCAACAAGAAATGGAAATGTAGGTGAGCCTATGTTCCTATcgtctattaaaaaatattcgaTTTTGAAATTGGGTAATGGAAAATTTGAAGGTAAAGGGTGGGAAAAAGGCAAAGAGTGACCGAGGGGAAGGGGAATGTGTGCATGTTGTGATATCGCCGAAGGCTGCTAGCCAGCTCTGCCAAGAGTAATTATCATACTAAGTTGGAACTATCAAGGGATTGAGAACTCTCAGATAGTTCAAGATCTTTGCCTTATGAAAGGAAAAGCAACCCAAAGTGTTTTTCTCTCAAGTCATGTAAATTGGAAGCTCTTGAGAGGAAATTGGGTTTTGATCATTGTTTTGGGGTGGAACTTGTATGCAAGAGTGGAACTTAAAGTTTAGAACTTCTCATTGAGACACATTAACACGTGGATCATTGAGGAGAAGCACATAGTGAAGTGGCTTATTACTGGCTTCTATGGCCACCTAGAAGCTAGTAAAAGGAGAGAGTCATGGGAGTTGTTGGCTAGACTTAATTCCAATAATGTACATGGTGTGTCATTGGTGATTTCAATAAGATCTTTGTTCACACTAAGAAGAAAGGGGGAAGATAGAATAGATCATCAGATGGAACTTTTAAGAAAGCTTTTGAAGAAAACCAGTTGTTTCATCTTGGTTGCAAAGGGGATTGGTACACTTGGAGTAACAAGCATTCATATGaaagttttaataaatagaGGCTAAATAGGGCAGTGGCTAACCACTTGTGGAGAGATCTGTATAAATAAGTACGGGTAGAAGGCTTGACAACATAATGTTTAGACCATAAGCCACTAGTATTATCATTCAGTGATGGATTTCTCAAGTTTAATAGAATCCAAAAGTTATTTAGATTTGAAGCCAACTAAACCAAAGATAAATAATCCGAAAACATTATTGAGATGGAATGACAAATTGGTGATTTATCAACTAGTGTAGTGGTGCTCGCACCAGATGGAGCAAAAGGAGAATTAGAGCCAGGGAAAAAGACAtaagagaaaaaacaaatattatcaTAAGGTTACAAGAAGTTGAGGGGACACACAATGTAGAGTTGATCAAAAGACTACAGAATGAAGTAGGAGCTCTATTAGAGCAAGAAGATATCAATTGGAGGCAAAGGTAAAAGAGAACCTAGTATCAACTTGGGGATAGAAATACTAAATATTCCATGCTTGTGCTactaaaaagagaaagaaaaatcagaTTCTATAGATTGGGGACTCTAATTTTATAATCAGGATAGGTCAAGAGGAGATTCAAGATGCTTTCCAGAATTATGAGAAGTATACTAGTCACAAGACCTTCAATAGAAGCAATTGAGGATTGTTTCAAACATATGGAAGCTCGAGTAACATAAAGCATGAATGACTggctaaaacaaaaatttactAGATTGGAAGTTAAGGAAGCACTGTACCAAATGGCCCCTTTAAAGTCTCTAGGCTCCATTGGGTTTGAGGCATGTTCATACCAATCATACTAGAAAGTAGTTGATGATGAGGTTAGCACTGTTGCTCTTAAGTTCTTGAATGGAATGGACTTGGTCCCTTCCATAATTTCACATATATTGTTTTGATCCCTAAAGTTTAAAACCCTATCTCTGTTAGTAAGTTTCgaattattaatttgtgtaatGTGTTGTACAAGATAATTGCTAAAACCCTTGCTAATAGACTAGCTAATAGACTAAAAAGGGTGTTGCCAGATATTATTTCACTCAACCAGAGTGCTTTTATTCCTGGAAGGCTTATTATTGATAATTTCATGGTAGCATATGAAACTCTGCATTCGATGAAAAAAGACAAACTGGAAGAGAAGGGAGTTTTGCTCTCAATCGGATATAACTCAGtatatgatagagtggagtgggTCTACTTGGAGGAAGTTATGAAGAAACTTGGTTTTGGACAGAAATGGGTTGAACTCATTATAAAGTGTGTTACTTCAGAGCATTACTCAGTTTTGGTGAATGAGTAGCTTGGAGAAAAGATTATCCCCTCAATGGGTATTAGGCAAGGAGATCTCTTATCTCCATACATTTTCCTCTTATGTGTAGAAAGCCTTAGTTCAATGATAAAGTACTCAGACAAAAAAGGTGCTATGAGAGGTGTTTCAATAGCAAGGGGAAGGACTAGAATCAATCATacactttttgcagatgattgtatACTATTCTGCAAGGCCAACTTGAATGAGTGGAGTGTGATGCAAATCCTAGAGAAATATGAACAAGCTTCTGGTCAAAGTCTCAACGAGCAGAAGACTTCCATATTCTTTAGTTCTATTACCAGTTTTCACATCAAAGACCAAATTGTCAGTGAAGCAAGAGCAAGGAAGTGGTGACAATGAGAAATATCTGGGGCTACCCACAATGGTTGGAAAGTCTAAATACAAAACTTTCAGCAGAATAAAGAGAGAGttggaaataaaattaataactaGAAGAACCACTTCATCTCCCAATCAGGTAAGGGGCTTCTTATCAAAGCAATAATACTAGCAATTCCTACGTATTCAATTAGTGTTTTCAAGTTGCCAAGGTAATTGTGCAAAGAAATCTCTGCTACTATGGCCAGGTTTTAGTGTGGAcacttaatcattacaaaaagatccaataaaaaaatggaGTAAGATTGGTATACCTAAAGTTGAAGGAGGATTGTGTTTCAAGGACATTGAGAGCTTCAATCAGGCCATACTTGGCAAGCAATATTGGAGTTTATTGACCAATTCCACCTCTCTGACAGCTACAATCTCGAATCGCTGTTTTTAAATATTGcagattatttttaaattgaaccaagtgttttaaaatattcCAAAGATGTTAAAtatccaaaattattttaaatgatgtatttttaatattattgaacCAAGCCTAATTTTCAAGTAagcctttttatattttgaaaccCTGAAAATAGTATAGttttagaaaatcattttatttaaatgtctttatttctttacaaatattattcaagattcatattttattttatattaaaaaactatatttatttaaatgattttatttctcctaagaaatatttattaaactcatcattttattttatgatgaagattcttattttttgatcatAAATAAAAGTTGGTTTAAAACTTAGTGTATTTCCCTTGCAATTATTTCTATTCTTTATTCCtatttgtcttttattttagtTGGATTTGTCTCCACTGTTGGATCTAAGTTAGAAACTCTTAGATGTAGGGCCTAGATTAATTCCCCTAAAAGCCCtaattccctctctctctctctctctctctctctctctctctctctctctctctctctccaaggcCACGTCATCGTAGTCGACAGCACCCCCTCTACAAGCACACTATCGTTTGCCAACCACCCCCTCCTCTCCCTCAGCCCCTCACTCTCTCGCCATTGGCCTGTCTCTCTATCGATCTCTCTTTTATCTCCCTCCGGTTTCCTTCATTGCCCATCGCCAATGTAGCTCCACTTAGATCTCGGCACAACACTGCCATGGGCCACTACTCCACGCATTGGTGCCACCACACACCCAGCCCTCCCTCTTTGCATCTCACTTCCTTGCCTTCCTATGACTTTTATCACCTCGGGTCCTTCCCTTCTAAACAGATCAGTTCCTCTGCTCCTCGGCCCAGCACCACCGCCCTTCACCACCATTAGCCCCATCACCATCGAGCTAACAAACTTTTAGGCCAAAGCAGCGCACTCACGACCTTCATATCACGTCGGTAGTTAGCCACCCAAACATCCCCTATTTTAAGGTCATGGTAGTGACCACCAAGCCTCAAACCAGCCTTTCCTTGCATGTATGTAGCTACCACTACAAGACCTTAAC
This genomic window from Carya illinoinensis cultivar Pawnee chromosome 7, C.illinoinensisPawnee_v1, whole genome shotgun sequence contains:
- the LOC122317265 gene encoding PRA1 family protein E-like → MSLKSPAGYGSSSTTTTQTQPSSPTSLTFIARATRTTQTLIAPRRPWAELFTPFSSFSLPYSYPDALSRIRRNFYHFRVNYALTVLFILFLSLLWHPVSMIVFLIVFVAWFFLYFNRDTPIVLFGQSLDDRVVLGALGFVTVIALVLTNVGLNVLVALIVGVVVVGLHAAFRSTDDLFLDEESAVEGGLVSVVGTQPVRATYTRI